AAAAGCTAAATACCAAGACGAAATCGTCAAAGTAATGATGGAGAAATTCAACTACAGTTCTGTAATGCAAGCGCCGAAAGTCGATAAAATCGTAATCAACATGGGTGTTGGTGACGCTGTTACGAACTCTAAGGCACTTGACATGGCAGTCGAAGAGCTTCAGCTCCTCACTGGTCAGAAGCCACTCATCACGAAAGCTAAGAAATCAATCGCTGGTTTCAAACTTCGTGAAGGTATGCCAATCGGTGCGAAGGTTACACTTCGTGGCGAGCGCATGTACGAATTCCTCGACAAGTTGATCAACGTGTCACTTCCACGTGTACGTGACTTCCGTGGCGTATCGAAAAAATCTTTCGATGGCCGTGGTAACTACACGCTAGGCGT
This window of the Exiguobacterium acetylicum genome carries:
- the rplE gene encoding 50S ribosomal protein L5, which gives rise to MNRLKAKYQDEIVKVMMEKFNYSSVMQAPKVDKIVINMGVGDAVTNSKALDMAVEELQLLTGQKPLITKAKKSIAGFKLREGMPIGAKVTLRGERMYEFLDKLINVSLPRVRDFRGVSKKSFDGRGNYTLGVKEQLIFPEIDYDRVSKVRGMDIVIVTTANTDEESRELLTSLGMPFQK